Genomic DNA from Thermotoga petrophila RKU-1:
CTGAGGGGAGGTAAGATGTTATGAAGAAGTTGCTCGCTCTTTTCCTGGTACTGGGTCTTTTAGTCACAGCAGCGTTTGCCTACGAAGACGTCGTTAAAGTCAATGTCTCTGGAACTGGCTACTTCAACGCGTACCTCGACGAAGAAGGCATCGACCTCGAAGGTGATATTAGTGATTTGTCTGTGTCCATTTCTCCAAGCTCTGGCAGTGTAACAGCACCGGCTACCATTACAGCAGAGTTTTCCATTGACGTCCTTGGAAAAACAGCTTCTCTCAGCAAGATAGCTATCACAACAGATCTGTTCGATCTCACTTACTACAACGATGATATCTATGGGGATGGCTATGTGTTCTACTACGTAGGAGACAGAACACTTGAATTCACACCAAAACTCGGTTTTGAAGGAATCTCTCTGACCGTATACTTTGCAGACATCGTTTCTGAAACGGACCTTACCGACGCTACAAACAATACCAACAACTACTTCGACGATGCCGTTGCTCTGAAACTCGGCGTGACAAACCTTGATCTCCTTGATGCGACACTCTTCGGTGCGTTCTATGATACTGATACGAACAATGCCACAAGCGCCTATGGCTATGCTGCCCACTTGAATCTCACTGGAAAAGACATCCTTGAAAATCTCGTGGTCGATCTTGCCTACGCCTACGAAGCAACCAGCATGTACCTGGTAGAAGCACAGTACAGCAAATCCTTTGAAATGGAACCTGTTACTCTGACGGTGTCTCCATACTTTGTCTATTCTGAAGGAGCCCCCACATACTACGACGATGATTCTGTTGATGGCGATGGCTGGACAGCACCCTGGGGATCCAAACTCGTGAAAGTTGGTCTCAAAGCGGAAGCTGGTGTCACCGATGAAGTGACCTTCAGTGCAGAACTGACACCGACTTACGATCTTGATGCCAATTCTTTCAGCCTGCCTGTGACGCTTGCTCTTGCTTACGACTCCGATATGGCAGAGGCAAATGTGAGCGCTTCCTGGGATGATGCTGTCGCTTCTGCTACTAATGTCACCATCGATGCCAACCTGACAGTCACAGCCGTTGAAAATCTTACAGTCAAAGCAGCTGCACAATACAAAGTTGCCACCAACGAACTGGGTTACAACGTCGACGCCAGCTACGTCTACGGTCCTCTCACAACAGGATTCTTCTTCGGAACTCTGTTTGATTCCAATAGTGATGGTACTGCTGATATCAACGATTACTTCACCTGGTACCTCTACTTGAAAGCTTCCGTTGCATTCTAATCCACACCACCGCAAATCAACCCCCGGCACTTGCCGGGGGTTTTGTTTTGTTGTATAATTTAAAACTGGAGGCGTGTCCGAACTGGCTAAGGAGCCGGTCTTGAAAACCGGTGGGCCGGAAGGCCCGTGTGGGTTCGAGTCCCACCGCCTCCGCCAGCCCCGCACGGGGCTTTTCTTTTTAGGGGGTGAAAACGTGAGAGCCCTTCTTGTGATAGACCTTCAGAGAGATTTCGTGGACAGAGGAGGTGCTCTTTACTTCGAAGGAGCAGAGAAGGTGATCGATCCCATTTTGAAGTGGGTTGAAGAGTTCAAAAAGGAGAACCTCCCCATCATCACCACCCAAGACTGGCATGATCCTGAAGACAGAGAATTCAGCCTCTGGCCGAAACACTGTGTTGCGAACACCGATGGTGCAAGACTCACCGAAAAGCTCGAGAAAGCCCTGGAAGACTATCCCAATCACTTCTCTGTGAAGAAAAACCGATACAGTGCCTTCTACAACACGAATCTTGAAAAGATAATCAGAGACAACGAGATAGACGAAGTTTACGTTTGTGGAGTTGTAACACACATCTGTGTGCTCTTCACCGTCGAAGAGTTGAGAAACAGGGATATCCCTGTTAAAATAATCACTGAAGGCGTTGCTTCTTACGATGAAGAGCTTCACCGCTTTGCACTGAGGGAAATGAAAGAAATTTTAGGAGCAGAATTCATTTGAGGTGATCAATGTGAAAAGACTCAGTCCCGAGGTCTTCAAGGTTCCCATCGACCGCATCAGGAACGGTTACTACTCGGACATATACTTCATAAACTATGTGAAGGTCTTGAAAAGGGACAACCGCCATCCACGGGTGTACTATCAGTTCTTTCCGAGGAAAGACGCCGTAATCTGCGGAATTGACGAGGCCCTCGCCATTCTGAAGTTCTGCACGGGATACTACAAAGACGAGGAAAAAGCGAGGGAACTCTTCGAAGAGATCTTGAAATTAGACAAAGAAATGCAGGCTGCTTCAGTTGAAATGGACGTTCAGAAGATTCTGGAGCTCACTCAGAAAAAGTGGGACCTCAGATTGAAACTGAACGATCTTTGGGTAGACAAATGGGATGAGATAGAAGTACACGCCCTCTACGACGGCGAGGAAGCGAAAGAAGGAGAGCCGATAATGACAATAGAGGGAGATCCCACCTATTTCGGGTATCTCGAAACGGTGCTTCTCGGTGTGATCGCAAGAGCCACCAGCACGGCAACGGCCGTCAAGAAAGTGGTGAAGGCAGCGAGAGGAAAACCCGTGCTCTTTTTCAGTGCCCGTTTTGATCACTACTGGGTCCAGGCAACGGACGGCTACGCAGCTCTCAAAGCGGGGGCCTTTGGAGTTTCTACAGACGCGAACGCGGACTACTGGGGTGTCAAATCCATGGGAACGATGCCTCACGCCCTGATAGCCTGCTACGATGGGAAGACCGAGGACGCTGCCATCGCGTTCGATATGCACATGGAGGAAGACGTGAACAGGATCATTCTTGTGGACTGGGACAACGATGTGATAGGAACAACCTTCAAGGTCATCGAAAAGTTCTACGAGTACGTGATGAAAAAGCCGTTCAAACTCGGAGTGACAGATCCTTCACCGATCATAGGTCCTGGAAAGAACAAGATATGGGGTGTGAGGTTCGACACCTCCGGGAATCTAAGAGATAAATCCGTGGTACCAAAGGACGAGTCTTCCTTTGGGGTGTGTCCGGAACTCGTCTGGAGAGCCCGTCAGGAGTTCGACAAAGTGGGGCTCAAGGATCTGAAGATAGTCGTCTCCGGAGGATTCGACGAGAAGAAGATAGATCTCTTCGAAAGACTCGGAGTTCCTGCAGATGCTTATGGTGTTGGATCTCGCCTGCTGAGGGAGAAGGTGGATATCACGGCAGACATCGTTGAAGTCAATGGAAGACACTGCGCAAAGGTGGGAAGGTACAAGATAGAAAACCCCAGACTGAAAAAAGTGGAGAAGCGCTACTGGGAAGAAGAGTGAGGAGGTGAATGGAATGGAAATCAAAAAGGGTACCTGGATCATAAAGAAGGGTTTTGCGGAGATGTTCAAAGGCGGTGTCATCATGGACGTCACCTCTGCTGAACAGGCCAAGATCGCAGAAGAAGCGGGAGCCGTTGCGGTAATGGCCCTCGAAAGAGTTCCGGCCGATATCAGAAAAGAGGGCGGAGTCGCCAGAATGGCAAGCATCGCAAAGATCAGGGAAATCATGGAAGCAGTGTCCATCCCTGTGATGGCGAAGGTGAGAATCGGACACATAGCCGAGGCAAAGATACTGGAAGAACTCGGAGTCGATTTCATCGATGAGTCTGAGGTACTCACACCAGCTGACGACAGGTTCCACATCAACAAACACGAATTCAAAGTACCTTTTGTCTGCGGTGCAAGAGATCTTGGAGAGGCTCTCAGAAGAATAGCGGAAGGCGCCGCTATGATCAGAACGAAGGGAGAGGCTGGAACGGGAAACGTCGTGGAAGCGGTGAAGCACATGCGAAGGATGATGGAACAGATAAAACAGGTGACCAAGATGGAAGACGAAGAACTCGTCGCTTACGGAAAAGAAATAGGAGCTCCCGTGGAGCTTCTCAGGGAGGTCAAAAGACTTGGAAGACTTCCCGTCGTGAACTTCGCAGCGGGTGGTGTGGCAACTCCTGCGGATGCGGCTCTCATGATGATGCTCGGAGCAGATGGAGTGTTTGTAGGATCCGGTATCTTCAAATCCAAGGATCCAAGAAAGATGGCGAAAGCCATGGTGCTGGCCGTTACCTACTGGGACAATCCAAGGATACTCCTCAAGATCTCCGAAGACATAGGAGAGCCGATGAGAGGGCTCGATGTCGAAGAACTCGAAGTGAGAATGCAGGAGAGAGGGTGGTAAAGAATGAAGATAGGTGTTCTGGGTGTTCAGGGAGATGTCAGAGAACACGTGGAAGCTCTCCACAAGCTCGGAGTTGAGACTCTGATAGTGAAACTTCCAGAGCAGCTGGACATGGTGGATGGTCTCATCCTGCCTGGTGGAGAATCGACCACCATGATAAGAATTCTCAAAGAGATGGATATGGATGAAAAGTTGGTGGAAAGAATAAACGAAGGATTACCAGTCTTTGCAACGTGTGCCGGTGTGATCCTTCTCGCAAAGCGCATCGAAAACTACTCCCAGGAAAAACTTGGAGTTTTGGACATAACCGTTGAAAGAAACGCCTACGGAAGACAGGTCGAAAGCTTTGAGACGTTTGTAGAGATACCCGCTGTAGGAAAAGATCCATTCAGAGCCATTTTCATAAGGGCTCCAAAAATTGTTGAAACAGGAAAGAATGTGGAAATTCTGGCAACCTACGACTACGATCCTGTTCTGGTGAAAGAAGGAAATATACTCGCGTGCACGTTTCACCCAGAACTCACCGACGATTTGAGACTGCACAGATACTTCCTGGAGATGGTGAAATGAAAGTGAAAATCGATCTGGAAGATGAAAAACTTCGTGAACGGATAGTCAAAATCGTTCAAGAGGTGGGATTTCTCATAAATGAATCATCGGATGTAATCATCACCGACAATTTGAAGGAACAGGATCGGTGGATGATTTTGGTTTCAGAGAACGTACCTGAAAATATTCCGGAAGGTGTGCTGGACGTGATCGATCCACGCCTTCCGGACTTTCTGCTAAGAAAAAAATTTGAAATGGTGAAGGTGTACCTGAAATTCCCCTCTGGTATCCTCAGTTATCTCGAAGACGAGTTCGAAAAATCGAAGCGATATGGATTCCCACTTTCTGTTATCTATCTCTTTTTCGAAGATGACGGCACAGCAAGACGCGTCTATGAAATCCTCCGAGAACTTTTGAGGTCTTCTGATAGATTCGATTTCCTGAAGAGAAACGAAATAATGATCGTTCTTCCCGGAACATCGAAAGAAGGCGCGGAAAGACTCCTCAAAAGGTTGAAGAGAAAGTTCCTGAGATTGGATTGGACGAAACAGCCGATGCTTGAGTACGGAGTCGCCCAGGTCGAAGACTGGATGGAAACCGTTGAAGATCTGCTTGCATCCCTCGAATCTTCTTTGAGGAGGTTGTAAAAATCTGAGTAAAAAAGAGTGGATCAACATAATTCTGGCGCTGGCTTTTGGATTTCTCGCCGTCTTTTTTATTTTCAGGGAAGTAGATCCCGCTGAATTTTCCAGATATTTTCATTTAAAATCTCTCCTTTACATGTTCCTTCTCTGCGGAACATTCGTTTTTTCTATTGTCATAGACTCTCTCAGAATGAAATGGCTTTATTCGTTCGTATGGAAAGAGAAATTTCCGCTGTACGATGCCTTCTTCAACAATTACATGAGTTTTGTTTTCAGCATGCTCACTCCTTTCTATTTCGGAGGACAGTTTTTTCAGACGTACCACCTTTCAAGGATGGGTTTCAGATCTGAACACAATGTGAACGTGATTCTTTCCAGATTCGTAGAATACCTGATCTCTGTTACTGTTCTTTCGATTCTGGGCCTTGTGAGATACAGAAACCTTCTCTTCTCGAACGCACTTTTGACCTCAAAGTTGATACTTCTCGCGTATCTCATTAGTGTATCGTTCATAGCCGTTTTGATGGTTTCACTGATAAATCCTACTCTCATTGCACGTCTTTTTAACGTTTTCAAGAGAATAGGGTGGATAGATCGACTCATCAAAAAGATCACCAAAATAGAAGATTGGGATACCAGATTCCTGGAATGGACAGAAAAATTGAAAGAAAGCGTTCAAGTACTCTGGAAAAGTGGCTTTATGTTTTTCGATTTTCCTCTCACTTTCATTTCCCTGCTTGTTCAATCTTTTGTTCTCTACCTTGCCATCTGGCTCACATCCGGAAAAATAGGTTTTCTCGACGTCACAGGCCTCTTCTATTTCCTGAGTTTGGTCGTGTTTTACATACCCACTCCTGGAGCGAGTGGAGGAGTGGAAGCGGTTTATCAGATCGTTTTTTCCAAGATTTTGAATTCTTCTGAAAAAACACTCGCCTCCATTCTCATCTGGAGGATTTCTACCTATTATCTTCCGATATTCATCGGTATAGCATTCCTCTTGATTTACCGCTATCCGAAGGAAGTGGCAAAATGAAGATCGTTCTCAGATTCAAGAAAAAAGGAATGAGGAGATTTCTCTCAACACTTGAGTCTATAAAACTCGTGGAAAGATCCATAAGGAGAGCAGATTTTCCAATCGTTTTCACGGAAGGTTTCCATCCAAAACCGAAGATGAGTTTCCTCGACGCCATGCCGGTGGGTGTGGTGAACCTCGCTTTCTACGTGGAACTCTTTGTGAAAAACATCTCAGAAAAACACATAGAGACTCTGAAAAACATCCTCCCAAAGGATTTCGCTTTAGAAAGCGCATGGATCTTCGATGGAAACATCAACGAACTGGTCAACTCGTATCGTTTCTTAGTGATCTCAGAAAAACCTGTGGATCTGGAGAAGACTATTTTGAAAAAGAACAAAAAAGTTTCGTTCAAAGAGAGTCTTCTGGATTTTGAAATATCGAGTGGAAAAAAGTATCACATCTTCAGGTATACTCAAAAGAGGGAGAAACTGATAAACCCGTTACTCCTTGCAGAAGAAGGAACTTTTTTCTTACCCATATGTGAAGAAGCCATGACCGGGCACGGTCCTCTCTCTTCTCTCCTCGAAAGGGGTGGTACGCGTGTCTAAAAAGATTCTTCTTGTTGACGATTCAGCGGTTCTGAGAAAAATCGTTTCTTTCAATCTGAAAAAAGAAGGGTACGAAGTGATAGAAGCGGAAAACGGGCAGATAGCCCTAGAAAAGCTCTCGGAGTTCACACCAGACCTGATAGTTCTCGACATAATGATGCCCGTAATGGATGGATTCACCGTTTTGAAAAAACTTCAAGAAAAAGAAAATTGGAAAAGAATCCCGGTGATAGTCCTCACGGCAAAGGGTGGTGAAGAGGACGAATCTCTGGCATTTTCCCTGGGTGCCAGAAAGGTCATGAGAAAGCCGTTCAGCCCCTCCCAATTCATCGAGGAGGTGAAGCATTTACTAAATGAATGAAAGGGAAATTTGCGAAAGAATCGCTGAAATCTTGAATCTTGAACACGACTGTTCGAAAGGAATAGATGATCTTTTGGAGATCCTGGAGTACGAAATAAACGAATATCGAAAAAGCTTAGAAGAACAGGCCATGTTCATGGAAGCTCAAATCGAAGAGCTTTCGCGCTCGTACGAAGAAATATCAACTCTGCTCGAAATCTCGGAGATTTTCGGTACGTTCGAGTTCCCTTTGAACTTGCAGAACAAACTGGAAAAAGTCATTCGACTCCTCAGGAACGTGATAAAATTTGAGGGTTATGTTGTTCATCTGGAAGGTGAGTTGACAGCCGGGGATCTAAACAGAGAAGAAATAGAAGCAGAAATAGGAAATCCAGAGAAGACCGTTCTGATAGAGCCCGGAAAATCTGAGAAGTTTTCAAATCTTCTGTTTGTACCGATAAAAGGAAACAGATACTACGGATACATGTGCTTCACTGGAAAAGAAGACGGAGGAGTTTTCACCGCAGGTGACAGGAAAATAGCTGAGATGACGGCAAGATACATAGCGAGTGCTCTCGACAGACTGGATTTTCTCAAAAAGGAGATAGAGCGAGAAAGACTGGAAGAACAATTGAACATAGCAAGACAGATACAGGCCAATCTTCTTCCCCGGAAAACTCCAGAGATTGGTTTCATAGAAGCGGATGTCTTCTCTCAACCCGCCGTTCAGGTTGGTGGAGACTATTACGATTTCTTTGTGTCACAGGAGAAAAGGTTTCTCACAGTCGTGGGTGATGTGGCAGGAAAGAGTGTACCGGCGGCTCTGCTAATGAGCGCAGTGAGGAGTTATCTGAAAGTGCTGGTCACCACGTGTCCCGATCTGGAAAGACTCGTGAACAGGTTGAACTCCATTCTCTGCGAAGACATGACAAACGACCGCTTTGTAACGATGGCTTTTATAGAGATATCTCCAGATGGAACTTTGAATCTTATAAACGCAGGCCACAATCCAGTTTATTTCCTGCATAAGGGAGAGCTCGTCAAGATTGAAACTTCTGCGATCCCAATCGGTATAACAGAGTGGGAATACAGAAAGCACACCATTCATTTGAAACCAGATACGTTCGTGATATCTTACTCCGACGGATTGACAGAAGCGAGGAACGAAGCCGGTGAAGAATTCGGATACGAAAAGCTGGAAAATATATTGAGGGAATTCAAGGGTGAAACACCCGCTGAATTGCTGGAGACGCTGAGAAAAAACGTTAAGTCGTTTATAGGAGATGCCCAGCAGCACGATGATATGACAATCGTGGTGTTAAAATATAAAGGACAGCAGGAGGTGGAATGATGTCAGGTCACAACAAGTGGGCCAATATTAAACACAGGAAGATGGCCCAGGATGCGAAGAAATCCAAAATTTTCACAAAGCTGATCAGAGAAATCATAGTTGCAGCAAGAGAAGGAGGAGGAAACATAGAAACAAATCCGCGATTGAGAGCGGCAGTTGAAAAAGCACGGGCAGAAAACATGCCCAAAGAAAACATTGAAAGAGCCATAAAGAGAGGAACGGGAGAACTCGAAGGTGTAGATTACCAGGAAGTGATCTACGAAGGATACGCACCCGGAGGAGTCGCCGTGTACATCAGAGCGCTCACAGACAACAAGAACAGAACCGCTCAGGAGCTCAGGCACCTGTTCAACAAATACGGTGGCAGTCTTGCAGAGAGCGGCTCGGTGAGCTGGATATTCGAAAGAAAAGGAGTTATCGAGATCCCAAGAGACAAGGTGAAAGATCTGGAAGAACTCATGATGATCGCTATAGACGCCGGTGCGGAAGACATAAAAGACACAGAAGATCCGATACAGATAATTACAACCCCTGAGAATCTTTCGGAAGTGAAGAGCAAGCTGGAGGAAGCCGGCTATGAGGTGGAAGCAAAGGTAACATTCATTCCAAAGAACACGATGAAAGTCACAGGTAAAGATGCCGAAAAAGTCCTCGAATTTCTCAACGCACTGGAAGATATGGACGACGTGCAGGAAGTGTATTCGAACTTTGAAATGGACGACAAAGAGATGGAGGAGATACTTTCCAGACTGGAAGGATAACTCTGATTTTGTTTGTTCTGGCAACCGTTTCTGCGTACGCTGGTTTCATCGAAGTGGGAGCAGGAGTTTATAATGAAGTTCCCACGGTGGGTTTTGTACTGTCTCCTGAGCTCAAAACAGACTTCATAGAAGGAAAGTTCAGGTTCGATTTTTTTGCAAGTTTTTCGGAAGGGGAGCTCTCTCTCCTTCCTTTCATTTATGACAATCCTGTTTATTTTCGATTCGGAATCGATGATTTTTCGTTCGAATATCACGCACCAGCAGTCTTGAAAGCGACCTTTGTACCGTTCAAAAAGAGCTGGAATGTGAGACTTGGTTTCATGGGTGGAATCTGGAACGGAGAAAATGTTTTCTTCTTCACGGAGAAACCCGTGTTTCTCGTTTTGTCGAACGATGATAACTACCACATTGGGCTGAACTTCAAAGTGTTCGATACAGGTCTTGAACTCTTCGTTGAAAACGAAAAGCCCGGTGTCTGGTTAGAACTTGGAAGTTTAAAAGTTGGTGTTTCGAACTGGGTTGGTTTGATCTTTGAACATAAAAAAACGGTGGTTCGTTTTCTTTACGATGGAGAATTTAAACCCGGTTTGGCGTTGCTCGAGGAAAACGGCTGGATCTTTGTCAACAGTGACTACGTAGAAGGAAGCTGGAAGGTGGGAAGATTCCATGCAGGAGGAAAGATCGGAAAAGAAAATTGGGCCTTTCAAATTTCAATCGAATTTTGAGTGGAAAGAATTTCCTCAGGAGGAATTCGAATGGTTCGTGAAAGAAGCTGAAAAGAGGTTCGGACTGAACCTCTCTTCTTACAAACCGCAGAGGGTGAAGCGCAGAACAGAACTCCTTCTCAGAAAGTACAACGTGGGATATAGAGAGTATTTGAACATGCTCATCAAAGACAAAAAGTACCTCGATGAATTCATGGATAAGATGACGATAAACGTGACGGAGTTCTTCAGAAATCCGGAAAAGTGGTGGGAACTCAGAGACGAAATCATTCCTCTGATTGCAAAAAATTCTCTGAGGATGAAGTTCTGGAGTGCGGGTTGTTCTTCCGGAGAAGAACCGTACTCCCTGGCCATCCTGGTTAACGAACTCAATCTTTCCTATAAAACTCGTATTCTGGCAACAGACATTGACATCGGCGTGCTCGGAAGAGCCCAGGAAGGTGTTTACGAAGAAAGGGCCTTCGTCAGCACTCCAAAGGAATACCTGGAAAAATACTTCGAGAAGTTACCAGATGGAAGGTACAGGATAAAAGATTCTGTGAAGAAAATTGTGGAGTTCAAAAGGCACGATCTTTTGAAGGATCCGTTCGAAAAGAACTTCGATCTGATAGTGTGTCGAAACGTGGTCATTTACTTCGAACCAGAAGCGAAAAATGAGCTCTACAGAAAGTTCGCTGAATCACTGAAACCGGGGGGATTCCTCTTCGTTGGAAACACTGAAAGAATTTTCAATTACAAAGAACTGGGATTTGAGATATACAAACCGTTCATCTACAGAAAGGTGGAGTAAATGGCATTTGTGATGGTTCTCACGATTGTTCTGGATCAGCTTACAAAGCGGATAGCAAGCGAGATACACGGAACCTTCTTCATAGTTCCGGGTTTTTTGAGATTCGTGAAGGCAACCAACCGAGGAATCGCACTCGGGTTGTTTAAAAATCTTTCCGAACAGCTTCTCTGGACCGTGATGTTCGTTGTTGTTTTTCTATCCCTACTTCCTTATATTTTCAAGTTCAGCAGGCTGGAAAGAACAGCCATGGGCTTCATTCTTGGGGGAGCTCTCGGTAACCTTCTCGACAGAATCAGATTCGGATACGTTCTTGATTTCCTGAATCTGACTTTTCTCCCAACGATATTCAATCTTGCAGACGTGTTCATCATAGTCGGAGGAGCACTTATGATACTGGGAGTTTTCAGAGGTGGAGACAATGAAAGTTTGGAGAGTCGAAAAAAGAGAAGAGGGTTGGAGACTGGATCAGTTTTTGAAGGAGAAGACACCGTCATGGATCTCGAGATCACTGATTCAAAAAGCGATAAAAGAGGGCAAAGTGAAGGTCAACGGTCAGATTAAAAAGCCGAGTTACAAGTTGAAAGAGGGTGAGATAGTAGAGGTTGACCTCCCTGAAAAGCCACAGGAAGCGACAGTTCAACCCGAAGAGATAGAATTGAAAGTTCTTTATGAGGATAGAGACATCGTAGTTATCGACAAACCTGGAGACATGATCGTTCATCCTGTTCCCTCCAAACTCAGCGGAACTCTCGTGAACGCCCTCCTCAATCACTGCAAAGATCTTCAGGGAGTGGGAGGAAAGCTCCGGCCGGGAATAGTTCACAGGCTCGACAAAGAAACCTCCGGTGTCATAGTGGTAGCCAAGAACGATTTTGCCCATCAGAGCCTCTCGAAGCAGTTCAAAGATCGAAAGGTGAAGAAAACTTACATACTCTTGGTGAAGGGTAGAGTGAAGAAAGATGAAGGGGTTGT
This window encodes:
- a CDS encoding TIGR03936 family radical SAM-associated protein; translated protein: MKIVLRFKKKGMRRFLSTLESIKLVERSIRRADFPIVFTEGFHPKPKMSFLDAMPVGVVNLAFYVELFVKNISEKHIETLKNILPKDFALESAWIFDGNINELVNSYRFLVISEKPVDLEKTILKKNKKVSFKESLLDFEISSGKKYHIFRYTQKREKLINPLLLAEEGTFFLPICEEAMTGHGPLSSLLERGGTRV
- a CDS encoding cysteine hydrolase family protein, translating into MRALLVIDLQRDFVDRGGALYFEGAEKVIDPILKWVEEFKKENLPIITTQDWHDPEDREFSLWPKHCVANTDGARLTEKLEKALEDYPNHFSVKKNRYSAFYNTNLEKIIRDNEIDEVYVCGVVTHICVLFTVEELRNRDIPVKIITEGVASYDEELHRFALREMKEILGAEFI
- a CDS encoding YebC/PmpR family DNA-binding transcriptional regulator; amino-acid sequence: MSGHNKWANIKHRKMAQDAKKSKIFTKLIREIIVAAREGGGNIETNPRLRAAVEKARAENMPKENIERAIKRGTGELEGVDYQEVIYEGYAPGGVAVYIRALTDNKNRTAQELRHLFNKYGGSLAESGSVSWIFERKGVIEIPRDKVKDLEELMMIAIDAGAEDIKDTEDPIQIITTPENLSEVKSKLEEAGYEVEAKVTFIPKNTMKVTGKDAEKVLEFLNALEDMDDVQEVYSNFEMDDKEMEEILSRLEG
- a CDS encoding nicotinate phosphoribosyltransferase, which translates into the protein MKRLSPEVFKVPIDRIRNGYYSDIYFINYVKVLKRDNRHPRVYYQFFPRKDAVICGIDEALAILKFCTGYYKDEEKARELFEEILKLDKEMQAASVEMDVQKILELTQKKWDLRLKLNDLWVDKWDEIEVHALYDGEEAKEGEPIMTIEGDPTYFGYLETVLLGVIARATSTATAVKKVVKAARGKPVLFFSARFDHYWVQATDGYAALKAGAFGVSTDANADYWGVKSMGTMPHALIACYDGKTEDAAIAFDMHMEEDVNRIILVDWDNDVIGTTFKVIEKFYEYVMKKPFKLGVTDPSPIIGPGKNKIWGVRFDTSGNLRDKSVVPKDESSFGVCPELVWRARQEFDKVGLKDLKIVVSGGFDEKKIDLFERLGVPADAYGVGSRLLREKVDITADIVEVNGRHCAKVGRYKIENPRLKKVEKRYWEEE
- a CDS encoding diguanylate cyclase translates to MKVKIDLEDEKLRERIVKIVQEVGFLINESSDVIITDNLKEQDRWMILVSENVPENIPEGVLDVIDPRLPDFLLRKKFEMVKVYLKFPSGILSYLEDEFEKSKRYGFPLSVIYLFFEDDGTARRVYEILRELLRSSDRFDFLKRNEIMIVLPGTSKEGAERLLKRLKRKFLRLDWTKQPMLEYGVAQVEDWMETVEDLLASLESSLRRL
- the pdxS gene encoding pyridoxal 5'-phosphate synthase lyase subunit PdxS produces the protein MEIKKGTWIIKKGFAEMFKGGVIMDVTSAEQAKIAEEAGAVAVMALERVPADIRKEGGVARMASIAKIREIMEAVSIPVMAKVRIGHIAEAKILEELGVDFIDESEVLTPADDRFHINKHEFKVPFVCGARDLGEALRRIAEGAAMIRTKGEAGTGNVVEAVKHMRRMMEQIKQVTKMEDEELVAYGKEIGAPVELLREVKRLGRLPVVNFAAGGVATPADAALMMMLGADGVFVGSGIFKSKDPRKMAKAMVLAVTYWDNPRILLKISEDIGEPMRGLDVEELEVRMQERGW
- a CDS encoding response regulator, coding for MSKKILLVDDSAVLRKIVSFNLKKEGYEVIEAENGQIALEKLSEFTPDLIVLDIMMPVMDGFTVLKKLQEKENWKRIPVIVLTAKGGEEDESLAFSLGARKVMRKPFSPSQFIEEVKHLLNE
- a CDS encoding PP2C family protein-serine/threonine phosphatase, producing the protein MNEREICERIAEILNLEHDCSKGIDDLLEILEYEINEYRKSLEEQAMFMEAQIEELSRSYEEISTLLEISEIFGTFEFPLNLQNKLEKVIRLLRNVIKFEGYVVHLEGELTAGDLNREEIEAEIGNPEKTVLIEPGKSEKFSNLLFVPIKGNRYYGYMCFTGKEDGGVFTAGDRKIAEMTARYIASALDRLDFLKKEIERERLEEQLNIARQIQANLLPRKTPEIGFIEADVFSQPAVQVGGDYYDFFVSQEKRFLTVVGDVAGKSVPAALLMSAVRSYLKVLVTTCPDLERLVNRLNSILCEDMTNDRFVTMAFIEISPDGTLNLINAGHNPVYFLHKGELVKIETSAIPIGITEWEYRKHTIHLKPDTFVISYSDGLTEARNEAGEEFGYEKLENILREFKGETPAELLETLRKNVKSFIGDAQQHDDMTIVVLKYKGQQEVE
- a CDS encoding CheR family methyltransferase — its product is MQEERSEKKIGPFKFQSNFEWKEFPQEEFEWFVKEAEKRFGLNLSSYKPQRVKRRTELLLRKYNVGYREYLNMLIKDKKYLDEFMDKMTINVTEFFRNPEKWWELRDEIIPLIAKNSLRMKFWSAGCSSGEEPYSLAILVNELNLSYKTRILATDIDIGVLGRAQEGVYEERAFVSTPKEYLEKYFEKLPDGRYRIKDSVKKIVEFKRHDLLKDPFEKNFDLIVCRNVVIYFEPEAKNELYRKFAESLKPGGFLFVGNTERIFNYKELGFEIYKPFIYRKVE
- a CDS encoding lysylphosphatidylglycerol synthase transmembrane domain-containing protein; its protein translation is MAFGFLAVFFIFREVDPAEFSRYFHLKSLLYMFLLCGTFVFSIVIDSLRMKWLYSFVWKEKFPLYDAFFNNYMSFVFSMLTPFYFGGQFFQTYHLSRMGFRSEHNVNVILSRFVEYLISVTVLSILGLVRYRNLLFSNALLTSKLILLAYLISVSFIAVLMVSLINPTLIARLFNVFKRIGWIDRLIKKITKIEDWDTRFLEWTEKLKESVQVLWKSGFMFFDFPLTFISLLVQSFVLYLAIWLTSGKIGFLDVTGLFYFLSLVVFYIPTPGASGGVEAVYQIVFSKILNSSEKTLASILIWRISTYYLPIFIGIAFLLIYRYPKEVAK
- the pdxT gene encoding pyridoxal 5'-phosphate synthase glutaminase subunit PdxT; this translates as MKIGVLGVQGDVREHVEALHKLGVETLIVKLPEQLDMVDGLILPGGESTTMIRILKEMDMDEKLVERINEGLPVFATCAGVILLAKRIENYSQEKLGVLDITVERNAYGRQVESFETFVEIPAVGKDPFRAIFIRAPKIVETGKNVEILATYDYDPVLVKEGNILACTFHPELTDDLRLHRYFLEMVK
- the lspA gene encoding signal peptidase II, which produces MAFVMVLTIVLDQLTKRIASEIHGTFFIVPGFLRFVKATNRGIALGLFKNLSEQLLWTVMFVVVFLSLLPYIFKFSRLERTAMGFILGGALGNLLDRIRFGYVLDFLNLTFLPTIFNLADVFIIVGGALMILGVFRGGDNESLESRKKRRGLETGSVFEGEDTVMDLEITDSKSDKRGQSEGQRSD